Within the Gloeobacter kilaueensis JS1 genome, the region GGCGTGCAACCGCCGATCGACGCGCCCGAGGGCGAGCAGTGCCCAGGCGCGCAGGTACCAGCACTCCAGTCGGTTGCGGACGCTCATGAACGGGGAACGAGAATGCCACGGGCAGTCAGCTCGCAGAGCATCGCCTGCAGGTCGCGCTCAAGTTGTTCAGGCTCGACCTCGTACTCGGCGAGGACGCGCTCGACACCCGCCTGGGGCTGGCCGCTGCACAGCCCTTCCCACAGGTAGATAGCCGTCTCGTTGAGGGCGTAGTAGTTGCCGGTCGAGGCGTGCAGCAAGATCGCCTCGTCGCCCACCTGGCGGTAGAGCACGTCAGCTGCGATCGTAAAGGCTGGACCTTCTGAAGAAGACATCTTGGCAATGTTCATGGGGGGATCGATCTAAAAGAAGCTGTCAACCGTCATTCTACCGATTGGCAAGGGGCGATTCTACCGACTTCATAAACTCTAGACATTCGTCGAACGGTTCCACTTCGAGGCGAGCGCTTAGATAGAGCGGATGGCGAGGCTGACCGCTGCGGGTGCGGCCCAGGCAATAGAGCCTGCTCCCTGCGATCAAATTCAGAACTGAGCGGTTGCGGTTTTGCAAACTGCCCCAGTTGCCCCAGGCGAGGATCACCGGTCGTTGCGGCTGGCAGGCGGCGAGGAGGTACAGGTCGTTGTCAGGACCGACCGGATCAGGGGTACAGGTGAGTCCACGGGGATCGCTGCTGCGCCAGGCAAACAGGTTGAGGACTTCCAGCGCGCCGTAGCCCCAGGTTCTAGCAAATGCCAGGCAGCGGCGGAGTGTCGGGTCGTCGCGGTGGGCATCGGCGGTGCTCGGGTTTAAAAGTACAAATACCAGCAGCGGACGCTCCTGATCCCAGCGCCGCCAGAGGCGGTAGCGGTAGGCTCCGCTCGCATCGAATACGGCTCCACCTTCGATCACCTGCTCGCTCCAGCACCCGAGGCCGCCTGCAATGCACGGCAGGGCAGCCTGGACGATATCATAGGGCTGCTCTGTGTTTTCGAGA harbors:
- a CDS encoding DUF1643 domain-containing protein, with amino-acid sequence MSLLENTEQPYDIVQAALPCIAGGLGCWSEQVIEGGAVFDASGAYRYRLWRRWDQERPLLVFVLLNPSTADAHRDDPTLRRCLAFARTWGYGALEVLNLFAWRSSDPRGLTCTPDPVGPDNDLYLLAACQPQRPVILAWGNWGSLQNRNRSVLNLIAGSRLYCLGRTRSGQPRHPLYLSARLEVEPFDECLEFMKSVESPLANR
- a CDS encoding PqqD family protein, with amino-acid sequence MSSSEGPAFTIAADVLYRQVGDEAILLHASTGNYYALNETAIYLWEGLCSGQPQAGVERVLAEYEVEPEQLERDLQAMLCELTARGILVPRS